The genomic segment TTCCCATCACTGTCAATATCCGTAGCTGCCCATTCTTACTCTGTTTGTTTCTACACTGATCAGCAAGGGGTTGTTCCATCAATGTCAAtgtctctcactgtccatcttcaCGCTCTGTTTCTACACTGACAAGAAGGGGCTgttcccatcactgtcaatgtcccttactgtccaccctctctctctgtgttTCTACCCTGATCAGGAAGGGCTTGCTCTCCTCAGTGTCAATATTCATCATTCTCTATCTTTCTACCCTGATCAGGAAcgggttgtacacatcactgtcaATATCCTTCACTGTACATCCTCAATCTTGTGTTTATACACTGATAAGGAACGGGTTGTTCCCATCACTGTGAATGTCCCGTTTTGACAATCCTCACTCTCTGTGTTTCTATACTGATCAGCAAGGGCTTGTTgccatcactgtcaatgtccctcactgtccatccttaCTCTGTGTATGTGTTGTTACACTGAAAAGGAAGGTGTTGTTCCCATCAACGTTGAAgtctttcattgtccatcttCACTCTTCGTGTTTCTCCACTGATTTGGAAGGGGTTATTCACATCACTTCCAATGTCCTTCACTGTCCGTTCACACTCTGTGTGTTCCTACACGGATAAGGAACGGGTTGTTCCCATCACTGTGAATGACCGTCACTCTCTGTGTTTCTATGCAAATCAGTAACAGGTGTTCCTATCACTGTCAATATCTCTCACTATCCATAATCACCCTTTGTGTTTCTACTCTAATTCTGTAGCAGATgttcccatcactgtcaatgtccctcactgtccatcgtACTATCTGTGTTTCTAcacccctcactgcccattctcactgactgtgtcTCTACACTGATAAGGAAGTGGTTGTTCCCATCACTGTAAatgtccctcactgtccatcctctctccctctccccctctctccccctctctccccctctctccccctctctccccctctctccccctctctccccccctctccccccctctcccccctctctcccccctctctcccccctctcccccctctcctgaTCAGGAAGGGACTGTTATGAAGGAAATTGTGGAGTCATTAGTGATGATCTTGAAGAATATTTAGCTGCCAGAAAGAGTTTGTGGAAAATTACATGTGCCGTTATGTAGGGAGTGGCACATATTAAAATATCAGAGGGAAATTATACCTTCATTGCTTGCTGAATATCATATTGTGCATTTCTGATCTTTTCTTGGTCATTGAATACCGTCGTGTCCATTGtccatgaaacaggttttattGTCCACACTGTCATCCACAGAAACTTTGAATTCCTGCAATATTAGTACAGCCTGTGAAAACTCCACCTGCATCTGTGTTTTTGACAAATGTAATGTGATCATTTTATTTTCCCATGGAAGTtgttcaacagaaacacaaggagactctgcgggcacaaactgaaacactgagagtgaacacgatcctgatgagggaggaggagaaggttttccagctggttgatcgatactctgagctcacggtcatttctgCTGTTCGAGATCgaagactggtggaacatgagctgctggcaagaggcagagaccatcAGTACTGGAGAGAGAAGTATTTCTGCGGAGAGCTGGAAAAAATCCGGACGGATCAGTTGTTCCAGAGCAGTTTTTCTGGGAATAAGTACAATTCTGGGAGTTCCACAGCAGTGGCCGGAGTGTCGgggatcgggaaaacaacaatggtacaaaagattgtttatgactgggccacgggAGAAAATTACCAACagttccagtttgtcttcagtttcaaattccgagatttaaactccattaactgcagaataaacctgagggaaatgattctggatcagtatccGTATTTTGGGGATatcctgagagaggtctggaagaacccagagggattgctgtttattttcgatggtttggatgaattcaagcacagaatcgattttgctgacagtcggagagatacagaacccaagcaccagtACCCAGATCCCGAGTCATGGTGTGaagtgtctgacattgtgtacagtttaatccagggcaagctgctcccagggtgttcagtgctggtgaccactcGTCCCACTGCATTACATTTATTGGGAAAGGCAGAGATCagtgtctgggctgaaatcctgggatttgttggtgaggaatggaaggattatttcatcaggcattttgaagatcagacggtggcaacagctgttttcaaacacgtggaGGAAAATgggatcctgtacaccatgagctacaacccctccaACTGCCtgatcctcgctctggcactgggccccttcttcacacaaagagtcagggacccaCAGCGtgttcccaagaccatcacccaaaTCTGCTCTTTCTATATTTACAACGTCATGAAAAATCACGGCGCTGAGCTTGAGAACCCCCGTCATGTGctactcagggttggtcagatggccttcagaggagtgtccgagcagaagattgtgtttacagatgaagatttgatcaactacaatctgcagccttcccagttcctgtccgggttcctgatggaACTTTTGGAACGAGATGATTCTGGCCAGAGTGTGGtttacacattcccacacctcaccatccaagagttcgtagctgcagtcgcacaattccTGACTCTACATCCGGAggatatcctgaaattcctcactgaagcccacaacacgacagatgggcgatttgaggtatttctccgttttgttgctggtctctcctccCCAATGACAGTTGGCcgcctggaggagtttctgggtccatttcctcatcaaacaaccCGCCGAGTGactgactgggtgaaggaggaggttaaacgccagtttgaaatcacagagagtgaagatcatAAAAGGAGCCTCCagaacacattgcactacctgtctgAGTCTCAGAATAGTGGACTGGCTCAGACCGCACTGGGatctgtggaaacactttcattccgtggaatgacactgaccccgattgactgcgcggtcctgtctcatgtcatcggactctgtgatacaataaaacactTCAACCTGGAGAActgccacattcagtgtgaaggaatccagcggctgggacccgggctgcacaagtgccaggAATTGAGGTAACTTGATTTATCTCTCACTCTGAACTATGAAACTCTTCCATTGTGATTTGGGTAAAACTGTAGCAAATCAAGTTGTGAAGAATTGTGACAAATGCCTAGGCGATTGGTCAGTAATTCCCCAAGGACGGGAGTGTTCTGTAGTTCCTTGTGAAGGGATGTTGGAGACAATgttccttctcattgttactgacGGCCTGAGATTCACACGCTCTTCCCTTGAGTGATACGAGACCGTCCCTGGACTGTCCCGATGAGAGGGAGAAAATACCAGTGACTTTGCTCACTATCAGATACGCAGACGCAATTTGGGCATCTCCTCTCCCGATTGTGGGCCTCAGTTCAAACCCACCCCTCCCTTGCAATCTATTTATGGATCCTCTCGTCTTCTGGTATTATCTTTCCCATCGGTATCCTCCTGTAGGACccctcatccccattccccttcctcctgtgggatctctcttccctatATTCCACCCTTCTCTggaatctctctcttccccatcccccttcctcctgtcggatcactcttccccatcccccttcctcctgtgggatcgtTCTTCCCCATTCCCCTTCCGCTTGTGGAATTTCACATCCCCATCCCCTTCCTCCTgttggatctctcttccccaaacccccttcctcctgtgggatctctattccccatcccccttcctcctgttggacctctcttccccatcccccttcctcctttcGAACTTCTCATTCCCATCTCACTTCCTTACTTTGATTTCTCTCTTCACCATTCGCATTTCTCTGGGTGGACCTCTGTTCGATTCGCCATCCACCGTTTCCCGTCGACACTTCCCATTCACAAATCTTCATCACTGTGAGACTTTCTTCTACTCTTCGGACTTGCCCCTTCCAAACCTCTCACATCAGTAACACTTTTAGAGCCATCGGGGAATGAGACAGAATATTGGAGTTTA from the Mobula birostris isolate sMobBir1 chromosome 13, sMobBir1.hap1, whole genome shotgun sequence genome contains:
- the LOC140208193 gene encoding NACHT, LRR and PYD domains-containing protein 3-like isoform X3; the encoded protein is MGVVWSILLPIFQWLWRAEDGTNTRIEHGAVVQQKHKETLRAQTETLRVNTILMREEEKVFQLVDRYSELTVISAVRDRRLVEHELLARGRDHQYWREKYFCGELEKIRTDQLFQSSFSGNKYNSGSSTAVAGVSGIGKTTMVQKIVYDWATGENYQQFQFVFSFKFRDLNSINCRINLREMILDQYPYFGDILREVWKNPEGLLFIFDGLDEFKHRIDFADSRRDTEPKHQYPDPESWCEVSDIVYSLIQGKLLPGCSVLVTTRPTALHLLGKAEISVWAEILGFVGEEWKDYFIRHFEDQTVATAVFKHVEENGILYTMSYNPSNCLILALALGPFFTQRVRDPQRVPKTITQICSFYIYNVMKNHGAELENPRHVLLRVGQMAFRGVSEQKIVFTDEDLINYNLQPSQFLSGFLMELLERDDSGQSVVYTFPHLTIQEFVAAVAQFLTLHPEDILKFLTEAHNTTDGRFEVFLRFVAGLSSPMTVGRLEEFLGPFPHQTTRRVTDWVKEEVKRQFEITESEDHKRSLQNTLHYLSESQNSGLAQTALGSVETLSFRGMTLTPIDCAVLSHVIGLCDTIKHFNLENCHIQCEGIQRLGPGLHKCQELRLGENKLGDSGVKLVSAALRNPECKIQKLWLNNVGLTDSGAQDLISALSTNPSLTELNLSANELGDSGVKLVSAALRNPECKIQKLELIRVGLTDSGVEDLASALSTNPSLTELHLSNNKLGDSGVKLVCAALRNPECKLQKLELYNVGLSDSGAEDLVSALSTNTSLSELELGSNSLTDRSVPALRRLILTLPSLEWIGLWGNRFNRTGEKELRSLQEPRPGLTVSV
- the LOC140208193 gene encoding NACHT, LRR and PYD domains-containing protein 3-like isoform X1, whose amino-acid sequence is MGGESSKAQPENLSQAEAIESKPSGRPDHGIGGKTTEMGGESSKPQPENLSQGEAIESKPSGRPDHGIGSERTAMGVVWSILLPIFQWLWRAEDGTNTRIEHGAVVQQKHKETLRAQTETLRVNTILMREEEKVFQLVDRYSELTVISAVRDRRLVEHELLARGRDHQYWREKYFCGELEKIRTDQLFQSSFSGNKYNSGSSTAVAGVSGIGKTTMVQKIVYDWATGENYQQFQFVFSFKFRDLNSINCRINLREMILDQYPYFGDILREVWKNPEGLLFIFDGLDEFKHRIDFADSRRDTEPKHQYPDPESWCEVSDIVYSLIQGKLLPGCSVLVTTRPTALHLLGKAEISVWAEILGFVGEEWKDYFIRHFEDQTVATAVFKHVEENGILYTMSYNPSNCLILALALGPFFTQRVRDPQRVPKTITQICSFYIYNVMKNHGAELENPRHVLLRVGQMAFRGVSEQKIVFTDEDLINYNLQPSQFLSGFLMELLERDDSGQSVVYTFPHLTIQEFVAAVAQFLTLHPEDILKFLTEAHNTTDGRFEVFLRFVAGLSSPMTVGRLEEFLGPFPHQTTRRVTDWVKEEVKRQFEITESEDHKRSLQNTLHYLSESQNSGLAQTALGSVETLSFRGMTLTPIDCAVLSHVIGLCDTIKHFNLENCHIQCEGIQRLGPGLHKCQELRLGENKLGDSGVKLVSAALRNPECKIQKLWLNNVGLTDSGAQDLISALSTNPSLTELNLSANELGDSGVKLVSAALRNPECKIQKLELIRVGLTDSGVEDLASALSTNPSLTELHLSNNKLGDSGVKLVCAALRNPECKLQKLELYNVGLSDSGAEDLVSALSTNTSLSELELGSNSLTDRSVPALRRLILTLPSLEWIGLWGNRFNRTGEKELRSLQEPRPGLTVSV
- the LOC140208193 gene encoding NACHT, LRR and PYD domains-containing protein 3-like isoform X2, coding for MGGESSKAQPENLSQAEAIESKPSGRPDHGIGGKTTEMGGESSKPQPENLSQGEAIESKPSGRPDHGIVVQQKHKETLRAQTETLRVNTILMREEEKVFQLVDRYSELTVISAVRDRRLVEHELLARGRDHQYWREKYFCGELEKIRTDQLFQSSFSGNKYNSGSSTAVAGVSGIGKTTMVQKIVYDWATGENYQQFQFVFSFKFRDLNSINCRINLREMILDQYPYFGDILREVWKNPEGLLFIFDGLDEFKHRIDFADSRRDTEPKHQYPDPESWCEVSDIVYSLIQGKLLPGCSVLVTTRPTALHLLGKAEISVWAEILGFVGEEWKDYFIRHFEDQTVATAVFKHVEENGILYTMSYNPSNCLILALALGPFFTQRVRDPQRVPKTITQICSFYIYNVMKNHGAELENPRHVLLRVGQMAFRGVSEQKIVFTDEDLINYNLQPSQFLSGFLMELLERDDSGQSVVYTFPHLTIQEFVAAVAQFLTLHPEDILKFLTEAHNTTDGRFEVFLRFVAGLSSPMTVGRLEEFLGPFPHQTTRRVTDWVKEEVKRQFEITESEDHKRSLQNTLHYLSESQNSGLAQTALGSVETLSFRGMTLTPIDCAVLSHVIGLCDTIKHFNLENCHIQCEGIQRLGPGLHKCQELRLGENKLGDSGVKLVSAALRNPECKIQKLWLNNVGLTDSGAQDLISALSTNPSLTELNLSANELGDSGVKLVSAALRNPECKIQKLELIRVGLTDSGVEDLASALSTNPSLTELHLSNNKLGDSGVKLVCAALRNPECKLQKLELYNVGLSDSGAEDLVSALSTNTSLSELELGSNSLTDRSVPALRRLILTLPSLEWIGLWGNRFNRTGEKELRSLQEPRPGLTVSV